A region from the Triticum aestivum cultivar Chinese Spring chromosome 3D, IWGSC CS RefSeq v2.1, whole genome shotgun sequence genome encodes:
- the LOC123077305 gene encoding protein NETWORKED 4B gives MKRMSRMPTRKAHSWWWDSHISPKNNKWLADNLEEMDKQVKEMLKLIEDEGDSFAKKAEMYYQRRPLLVTHVENFYRMYRALAERYDNVTGELRKNMPSSLKSQGSGISESDSEAQSTPASPESEKKTSKQKGKKGSDGSSSSSSSDSDSEVDEVNQENGNGITHALNERVIELEDELKEAMEKLEALEEKNMRCQCENLEEKLLTSQSEINSLQKDLEEKVRSLESIKEISSEKEDLEAAVLENKNKFEELKGEMALAAKHHEAQLSYRDLEIEKCKRELEEVSERYTYGKSTLETEIGELQEVVKNLEGNLAKLSEEKLQLEAQVMDLEQTSHSLDDSSAEIKKLQKVIKDLQARLENDSNEKRVLEERAIEFEQVHRELEDSRAETVELQTRIEKLKADLEGALQEKLMLEGCVKDLEHAIASKLEKSSLEKSSLDAEILQLSEANASLEDKLSSTEAQLKQLHAEKAEASAESEKLISGLKQDIANLKTELELVSSQKAAVDNKVSGLLSDLTTCDEKMKEMDSHLHQLHLEHVQVIAEADAARKSVAELRARVRELEEEVEKQKLMAFDSAEGKREAIRQLCFSLEHYRDGYQQLRQVLQGHKRPMVMAT, from the exons ATGAAGCGCATGAGTAGAATGCCCACAAGGAAGGCCCATTCATGGTGGTGGGACAGTCATATTAGTCCCAAAAACAACAAATGGCTAGCTGATAATCTAGAAG AGATGGATAAGCAAGTTAAAGAGATGCTGAAGCTCATTGAGGATGAAGGAGATTCTTTTGCAAAGAAGGCTGAGATGTATTACCAAAGGCGGCCTTTGCTTGTCACCCATGTTGAAAATTTCTACCGCATGTATCGTGCTCTTGCTGAGCGTTATGACAATGTGACTGGGGAACTACGAAAAAACATGCCATCATCTCTCAAATCACAGGGCTCAGGTATATCTGAATCTGACTCTGAGGCACAGTCTACTCCCGCATCTCCTGAGTCTGAAAAGAAGACCTCAAAACAGAAGGGTAAAAAGGGAAGCGAtggatcatcatcatcttcttcttctgattctgaTTCCGAGGTTGATGAAGTGAACCAAGAGAATGGcaatgggattactcatgcactgAACGAACGAGTTATTGAGCTAGAAGATGAGCTCAAGGAAGCAATGGAGAAACTTGAGGCACTCGAGGAAAAGAATATGCGGTGCCAATGTGAAAACCTTGAAGAGAAGTTGCTAACTTCACAATCAGAAATCAACAGCCTTCAGAAGGATCTTGAAGAAAAGGTCCGTTCATTGGAGAGTATCAAAGAAATTAGCAGTGAAAAGGAGGATTTGGAAGCTGCCGTTCTGGAAAACAAGAACAAGTTCGAGGAATTAAAAGGAGAGATGGCCTTAGCAGCTAAGCATCATGAGGCCCAACTTTCATATCGTGACCTTGAAATTGAGAAATGCAAGCGGGAGCTTGAGGAAGTATCTGAGAGGTATACCTATGGTAAGTCTACTCTTGAGACTGAAATCGGAGAGCTCCAAGAAGTGGTCAAGAACTTGGAAGGGAACTTGGCCAAACTGTCGGAAGAGAAGTTGCAGCTTGAGGCACAGGTTATGGACCTTGAACAAACATCTCACAGCCTAGATGATTCATCTGCTGAAATTAAGAAGCTACAGAAGGTAATCAAGGATCTGCAAGCAAGACTGGAAAATGATTCAAATGAGAAGAGAGTGCTCGAGGAACGTGCTATCGAGTTTGAGCAAGTTCATAGGGAGTTGGAGGATTCGAGGGCTGAAACAGTGGAGCTACAAACTAGAATTGAGAAACTCAAAGCTGATCTGGAAGGAGCACTTCAAGAGAAATTGATGTTGGAGGGCTGTGTCAAGGATCTGGAACATGCCATTGCTAGTAAGTTGGAGAAATCCTCTCTTGAGAAGTCCTCTCTCGATGCTGAGATCCTACAACTGTCAGAAGCTAATGCTTCTCTTGAAGACAAGTTGTCATCCACAGAGGCGCAGCTTAAGCAACTTCATGCCGAAAAGGCAGAAGCATCTGCTGAGAGTGAGAAGCTGATCTCTGGATTGAAGCAAGATATTGCCAATCTTAAGACAGAGCTCGAGTTAGTGTCCTCACAGAAAGCTGCAGTTGATAATAAGGTGTCTGGTTTGCTGAGTGATCTCACAACTTGTGATGAAAAGATGAAGGAGATGGATAGCCACTTGCATCAGCTGCACCTGGAGCATGTGCAAGTGATTGCAGAGGCAGATGCTGCACGGAAGTCCGTGGCAGAACTGCGTGCACGGGTGCGTGAGCTCGAGGAAGAGGTTGAGAAACAGAAGCTCATGGCCTTCGACAGCGCAGAGGGGAAGCGGGAGGCGATCAGGCAGCTGTGCTTCTCGCTCGAGCACTACCGCGACGGGTATCAGCAGCTCCGGCAAGTTCTTCAGGGCCACAAGAGGCCGATGGTGATGGCAACGTGA
- the LOC123077303 gene encoding amino-acid permease BAT1 homolog yields the protein MAGQGSYSRLAADEAAAVISGGGGDDYDSKKLRLLGYEPQLKRNLSLLSNFSVTFSIVSVLTGITTLYGTGLQFGGPVTMVYGWPIAGAFTTVVGLAMAEICSAYPTSGGLYFWSARLCSERRWGPFASWLTGWFNIVGQWAVTTSVDYSLAQLIQVIILLSTGGNNGGGYLASKYEVIAIHAAILLSHALINSLPIAWLSFFGQFAAAWNMLGVFVLMIAVPAVATERASAKFVFTNFNTDNGAGIHSHVYIFLLGLLMSQYTLLGYDASAHMTEETKNADKNGPIGIISAIGISIVVGWGYILGVTFAVKDIPSLLSPDNEAGGYAIAQVFYQAFKSRYGSGVGGIVCLGIVAVAIYFCGMSSVTSNSRMAYAFSRDGAMPLSSVWHKVNEHEVPINAVWLSAFVSLCMALPSLGSLVAFQAMVSIATIGLYIAYALPIFFRVTLARKHFVPGPFNLGRYGVLVGWVAVLWVVTITVLFSLPVMYPVTRDTLNYTPVAVGGLFILVLTSWVVSARHWFKGPVTNLSG from the exons ATGGCAGGGCAGGGCAGCTACAGCCGGCTCGCCGCCGACGAGGCCGCCGCCGTCatatccggcggcggcggcgacgactacGACTCAAAAAAGCTTCGGCTGCTCGGCTACGAGCCGCAGCTCAAGCGCAATCTCTC GCTGCTGTCCAACTTCTCGGTGACCTTCTCGATCGTGTCGGTGCTGACGGGCATCACGACGCTGTACGGGACGGGGCTCCAGTTCGGggggccggtgacgatggtgtacGGCTGGCCCATTGCCGGCGCCTTCACCACCGTCGTCGGCCTGGCCATGGCCGAGATCTGCTCCGCCTACCCGACCTCCGGCGGCCTCTACTTCTGGAGCGCCAGGCTCTGCAGCGAGCGCCGCTGGGGCCCCTTCGCCTCCTGGCTCACCGGATG GTTTAACATCGTTGGACAG TGGGCAGTGACAACGAGCGTGGACTACTCGCTGGCGCAGCTGATCCAGGTGATCATCCTGCTGAGCACCGGCGGGAACAACGGCGGAGGGTACCTGGCGTCCAAGTACGAGGTCATCGCCATCCACGCCGCCATCCTGCTCAGCCACGCCCTCATCAACAGCCTCCCCATTGCATGGCTCTCCTTCTTCGGCCAGTTCGCGGCGGCTTGGAACATGCTAGGTGTCTTCGTCCTCATGATTGCCGTGCCGGCCGTTGCCACGGAGAGGGCCAGCGCCAAGTTCGTCTTCACCAATTTCAACACCGACAACGGCGCTGGAATACACAGCCATGTCTACATCTTCCTCCTGGGGCTCCTCATGAGCCAGTACACGCTCTTAGGTTACGACGCGTCGGCGCATATG ACGGAGGAGACCAAGAACGCAGACAAGAACGGGCCGATCGGGATCATCAGCGCCATCGGCATATCGATAGTGGTCGGCTGGGGATACATACTCGGCGTCACCTTCGCCGTGAAGGACATACCCTCCCTGCTGAGCCCCGACAATGAAGCTGGAGGGTACGCCATCGCCCAGGTCTTCTACCAGGCCTTCAAAAGCCGCTACGGCAGCGGCGTCGGCGGGATCGTCTGCCTGGGGATCGTCGCCGTCGCCATTTACTTCTGCGGCATGAGCTCCGTCACAAGTAACTCGAG GATGGCGTATGCTTTCTCGAGAGACGGCGCGATGCCGCTGTCGTCCGTGTGGCACAAAGTGAACGAGCACGAGGTGCCCATCAACGCCGTCTGGCTCTCGGCTTTCGTCTCCCTCTGCATGGCGTTGCCG TCGCTGGGTAGCCTGGTGGCGTTCCAGGCCATGGTGTCCATCGCCACGATCGGGCTCTACATCGCGTACGCGCTGCCCATCTTCTTCCGGGTGACGCTGGCGCGGAAGCACTTCGTGCCGGGACCCTTCAACCTGGGGCGCTACGGCGTGCTGGTGGGGTGGGTGGCCGTGCTCTGGGTGGTCACCATCACCGTGCTCTTCTCGCTGCCGGTGATGTACCCGGTGACCAGGGACACGCTCAACTACACGCCCGTCGCCGTCGGCgggctcttcatcctcgtcctGACGTCGTGGGTCGTCAGTGCCAGGCACTGGTTCAAGGGACCCGTCACCAATTTGAGCGGCTAG